The Rosa rugosa chromosome 1, drRosRugo1.1, whole genome shotgun sequence genomic sequence AGAGAAAACATGGGTTGCCTATACAGTAGTTGGCACTTGGCACCCTTTTTCTTGGCAGATTCTTCACCTCTTAATATTTCATGATTCCTTAATTTTGGTTCTGCTagccaatttcagtttttataTATGATTCTAGGAATGTCTCTTCTCTTTTGGTTGAATTGGAATTATTGAGGCAGACAAGAAAATAGGCACCCTTTTTTCAAAGGAAACCAATCTTGTGATTGACAACTTCTCTATCCTGAAAAATGTTTTGTTATATGAATTTACATTCTCCAAAAATTTTAGATTCGCTATTCCACCTGATCATGAATGTTACCTTTTGTTAAGAGAATATGTATCACATTGTTGTTGATCTAGCTGTTTAAGATTTGTATTGTGAAAGTACTAGAATGgcctagagggggggggggtgaataggcaaCACTCTGGAATGTACACACAAAATCGAAACTGATCTTAAGGATTGTAATAAGATTGCTATCCCAAGACAATGAGAAATAGAACAAGCAGAGATCAACGTAACAAGCAAACACACATATAAGAATCCAGGAAACACAGAAGATGTTTGCGCAGTAAAAATCCTCAAggtgaggtaaacaactgcgtgGCCTTAACTCTTGAAGGCCAAGTGCTCAAGCACACACTATAAGATAGTAATCAAATTACAAAGTAGACTTACAACCTCTCGGATAACTCTGAACGCGGTTACCTCTAGCTAAACTCATTCAAGCCGGTTGAACTACTTCACACAAATTTGCTTCCTTCCTCTAGATGCACTTCACACGTATCGACTCGTCAATCTTCAATTCTTGAATATGCTTGACTCCTAACTGAACTCGTAGATCTTTCAAGCATGAGAATGATATGGATGATGTATGAATGAACTCTTGACTTACTAACTCACTTAGACATGGAACAAATGAATTAATGATCAAGACACAGCTTTGCCTTATGAAACAAAAGAACTTTTCTATCGTGCAAAGCTTCCCCAAAAGAACCCTTATGCAGGACATATATATGCGTCAAGAGTAGACTCCCCCTAAAACAATTAGGGTATCATCAATTGTATTAAACAGTTTGACACCAATTAGGAAACAACCTTTTCAAAAAGATAGCATGATAAACAAAGAATATTGTATCATAAAGATAAAAGATATATGCATAAATAACGCATCAAGGACTTAATGACTGACATAAccacttaaaaaaaaacttccttTGGAAAACAGAACACACAGACAACGTACCATGCATGGACTCAATACAGACTACTAAGGGATTGACGCACAGCTGTCAATCCCAATACTTAGTTATATATGCAAAATGCAATGAATGAATCTTACCAGACCTTCCATACGAGTCAGCAGGATCTTGTCTTGTGTTTCAAGCCATGAACCTCAATTCCAATTGTTAAGATCATTCTTCTCAAACACACTCTTAAGCTAGAACTCTCTAGTTTTGTATAAAgggaatgccaacatacaaGTTCCTATACTAACATATTGTTGTATTGGCAGAGAGCACTTGCCATGTCCACCCTAGAGGGTTACAGTGGTTATGGACCTGAACAAGGTGAAAAGGTACTTGGCTTTCTTATCTTTAATTGCCATTCACAATGTTTTAATTGATGCTTTCTAAGTCATCTGTGCAAAATATGTCCTTCTATCTGTACCACCATTCATCTTTTTTGAAAATCGGGATTTGAGGTTTCACTTGGGGGTAAAATGAATGTGAGATTTGGATTTAAATTTTTAGAGTAAATTTGTTTATGGGGACTTTAGAAATTTACTTTCTGCTACTAATTTCGACATGTAAATGGATCTATTTTTAATTAAGTTAGAATTCAAATAACCAGTCATTCCCAATTCATCCTCTAACCCACTCAGATAAATCTTGTTTTCTCAGTCCAAACTAAATTGTCagattttttgttcttttatatttcttttttagCATCTGTCACTCATTTCCTTGAGCAGAGATTCTACAATGATCATGATTAAGTAACTTCTGTGATAATCAAGACTGAACGCATGTCATTAATATGTGCAGCCACTGAGAACTGCAATTGCTAGAACGTTTTATGATAACCTTGGCATAGAGGAAGATGATATATTTGTTTCTGATGGTGCAAAATGTGACATATCCCGCCTTCAGGTTTGCTTACCTTTTataaaatttgttttttgttttgcttcGTTTTGTTCTGTTAATTGGATTGATTGAtaaagaacaaataaaaatttgtgGGCTTTGCTGTTTCCTCATTTTGTGGCAGGTTCTTTTTGGGGAGGATAAAACAATAGCAGTGCAAGATCCATCATATCCGGTAACTTTTGTTTTTGTGCTTCATTATCTGTATATTATCTCTCATCTCCATCTCTACTCTACTCTTTATCTCTCTCTCACAGATACACACACTAGTATTCTTTTTGCTAAATGAAAATATTTGGAAAGACTCGGGAGTACTTTCTCATTGAAAGTTTGTGAAGAAATTGATAATAAACAAAGACCGAGTACATATCTCGTTGAGTAAAAGTGTGCCAACTGTTTAAGTATGTTAAAATTTTGAGAGAAATTTCCCTTTTGTGTATGCAGGCTTATGTAGACTCGAGTGTTATTATGGGCCAGACAGGACAGTACCAGAAATCTGTTGAGAAGTTCGCAAACATTGAGTACATGAGGTGTACTCCCGATAATGGATTTTTTCCTGATCTGTCCTCTACTAATCGAACAGATATCATATTTTTCTGTTCACCAAACAATCCTACTGGTTCTGCTGCAACAAGGGAGCAACTGACACAACTTGTAAAGTTTGCCAAGGATAATGGCTCAATCATAGTCTATGATTCTGCATATGCCATGTATATGTCGGATGATAATCCACGCTCCATCTTTGAAATCCCTGGAGCTAAAGATGTAAGTCTGCAATCAATAATTTGTTACTGCAAGGCTCTTTGATCATCTTTTCTATGAACTTCATCTTTACCCTTCTTGATAATAAATTAGTTAAAGAATGGTGTTTTATTGAGAGTCGTACATTTGGATGTGCTTTGGCCTGTCATATCTCCTTTTTTGAAATTTCTTTTCCAATGTCATCTTTTTGACTATCCAAGATCTAATATTTATGTTTCTGTATGGACATTCAAGGTTGCAATTGAGACATCATCATTTAGCAAGTATGCTGGATTCACTGGAGTTCGTTTGGGGTGGACTGTGGTTCCAAAGCAGTTGCACTATTCGGATGGTTTTCAAGTCGCCAAGGACTTCAACCGCATTGTTTGTACTTGCTTCAATGGTGCATCCACTATTGCCCAAGCTGGTGGTCTGGCTTGTCTTGAACCAGAGGGTCTTAAGGTCTGTTACTGACTCTTGATTGTTTTCCAACAGTTTTGAATCTGAAATCCACAGTTGTGTGTTACAAGCTTTGGTTACATTATTTGTTTCAACTCTTTGTAGGCTATGCACGGGGTGATAAATTTCTACAAAGAAAATACTAATATCATAATGGAGACATTTAACTCCCTTGGCTTCAATGTATATGGAGGGACGAATGCTCCATACGTGTGGGTCCACTTCCCCGGACAAAGCTCATGGGATGTGTTTGCTGAGATTCTTGAGAAGACTCATGTGGTTACCACACCTGGAAGTGGCTTTGGACCTGGTGGTGAAGGTTTCATCAGGATTGGTGCCTTTGGTCACAGggaaaattatacatatattgaAAGGTGAGTTTACTGTTACTACTGTTCATCAAAGGGTGGAAAAGGCGATTTTGCCCTTACTGTTCGTGGAGAATATCAAGCTGGTCTTCTATAAACCGTGAATAAAGAAAACGCCCTGATTTGGTAGTGGATTCCGGAACCTtcgcaaaaacaaaaaaaagaatcaccgactgaaagagagtgagagagagagagagagagagagagagagttctgcTGTGGTTCTTCGTCTCGCTTAGATTGATAGTGAGGGAGGTTGTTGATCGGCATAGACAGGTCTCAATTTTCGTTTGTTTCCAGCTTGGAGGCATAAA encodes the following:
- the LOC133730595 gene encoding LL-diaminopimelate aminotransferase, chloroplastic-like, which gives rise to MPNHATKFPQKCFKNYKISYTTETASPFLKQKGVLNIYLSLFYRGQSVAVPAKTIGGVFKCVATPEKTEFKTQVSGNANMGKLQAGYLFPEIARRRNAHLEKYPDAKIIPLGIGDTTEPIPEYKTSAMATRALAMSTLEGYSGYGPEQGEKPLRTAIARTFYDNLGIEEDDIFVSDGAKCDISRLQVLFGEDKTIAVQDPSYPAYVDSSVIMGQTGQYQKSVEKFANIEYMRCTPDNGFFPDLSSTNRTDIIFFCSPNNPTGSAATREQLTQLVKFAKDNGSIIVYDSAYAMYMSDDNPRSIFEIPGAKDVAIETSSFSKYAGFTGVRLGWTVVPKQLHYSDGFQVAKDFNRIVCTCFNGASTIAQAGGLACLEPEGLKAMHGVINFYKENTNIIMETFNSLGFNVYGGTNAPYVWVHFPGQSSWDVFAEILEKTHVVTTPGSGFGPGGEGFIRIGAFGHRENYTYIER